aagtcACAACTTTAACCAAGCAACTAGTGTCTATCCAGTTCAGCTGCCTTTATACGTGTGTCTACTCAATTTAATGCAAAACTACAAAGCCTAAAGAAAATATTCAAGTCTAAGGAATATCATTTTTAAAATTGTTAAAATATCCCGAAACACCTAGAAAAATGGACAGACAAATCAAAAATTATTTTACACTTTTTATTGTTTGAGTGTATACATTCTATGATCGAGGTCTTTCTTTCTTGCCTTTGTAAAGGGCCAGTAGTGAGACATTAGCTACTTTGACCACCTTGAAGCGGACACCAGGAATATCACCAACGGCGTGCCCCTTCCGACCAAATCCTGCCACCAACACCTCATCGTTTTCCtgatgggagaggaagaggatttGAAAACAGTGGTTATGATGAAATGCCTGACATTTAACAATTATGTGCAGGTAGTCCAAAGGACAGAATCCAAAGATCAGATGGCCAatttataattaaaaaaaaatccaaagtATATATGGAGGATCTTGAGTAAATAAAATGTACCTTTAATGAGTAATGTGAAATAGAGAGCTGTGATGAGAAATAGAAAATAACTTCTTACCTCAATGAAGTTCAAACAGCCATCATTGGGGACGAAAGCTGTGATCTTCTTGCCATTTTTGATGAGTTGCACCCTGACACACTTCCTGATGGCAGAGTTGGGCTGCTTAGCTTCAACACCCCTagacagaaggagagatgttTTTGAGCTAGCTAAATTGTGGAGGccaaaacatacagtatgaagtAATAGGCTAAATTACAGTGTTGTCTTACACTTTCTCAAGCACAATGCCTTTGGCATGAGATGCCCCTCCGAATGGGTTGGCCTTCAGGGCAGTGCCCAGGTGAGCCTTCTTATACTGCTTGTCATGCCATCTCTGCTCCCTGCGATGGTTACGCAGTTTCCTGGCTGTACGCAGACCCCGGCACTTGCCTGGAGAAAGGAGAGGCAAAATGGACAGTATGAAGGATTAGGCCAAATGACTGCCCTAGACTGACTGACAGCTAATACAATGATCAATGCATGCTTCTTCTACAGGTCATGTCAGCGCCAATGTGGGAATTGGTTATGTTGAACAGCAGTGGTAGGTAGTGACTAGAATGGTTATGGATTTCATGGCTATGTGGCTAGAAGAAAACAATCGGATTGAGTTTAAAGATAGCAGGTGCTTGTATCAATATAATACACCACAAGTAAACATTTGAACCATGTACAATAAGTAAGGACGGGAATATCTAGTGGTCTGTGAATGTAAGGACTGCATCATTATCTGGCGTGCGCACAGCATCGCAGAGACGAGAAGGGTAAGCAGCTGCCAAGAAGAGGCCAGATAAGCCAACGAACACCTTACAACATGATGTATCCTACATGGACATTGAAGGGGAGTTTTgttaaggtagctagctagttgacatCTCTAACCCACTAGATATCCATTTTTCCATTCAGAAATGTCTTTCTCACATGTGGCAGCTAGCTACATGTGGCTGGTGCTGCCGACTTTTCGTATGTATAATACACGACAATCATTTCTACATGGTGTGATGACATAATATCATACTGTGACTACTGTCAAGACAGTTTTTGTGTGTTAGATCAACCAAATAAACGTATTATTTCAATGTGAATATTGGGGACTCACCCATTGCTTCAGTGTCCGGGTACTGAAAAAAAGCCGCACGCACGATTCTTCCCACATGACCCAGGCGTCATCACAGTCTCTAACCAATCATTTTGGGGGAATCAATGAAATCCCGTGAGTTTTCCTGTGTGACGCTCTTGATTGCTACCGCTGAATAGTAGCAGCAAAATATCAGGTACAGTATTTAGAATAATATATTTGCTTTTCCAAAATACAGTTGACTCATACGAATAGATATTCACGTtactaaactgaccctgtacatattTATATATTGTACAAATTCTGTGAGGGCAAATAGATGGCGTTGTTTTGCTTGATAGCGGCTGAGTTTAGGCTTCAATGTTGTGGTTTTCATCGAAGGCCGCAGTAACGTTATTGAGCTTCCGGCTTATACCAAATGACACTCACTTAGCTTTCCCCTACGTTATTTACGAATACTTTATTGGCGTTAAGATGACGTCCATGCCAATCTCATACAATTTTACAGCATGGTCGTTATTCTACATTTTCTAACAATGCTTTCATGTGCTATATGATAAGGCATGTTGAACCTATAATAATTAAGTGTACTGTACAGCTGACACATGCACTATTTCAATCCATAGTAGTTAACTGCAGTGTTCAACATTCAGCCTTAGTTTTAGCCAAATTACAATGAACATGGCAATGATGGGGTGGGCATGTTTTTTGTAGAACAATTCATGATGAGTTATAGTGAAAAGCCGGAGGACATAACAAGAGAAGAGTGGATGGAGAAGCTCAACAATGTCCACATTCAGAGGGCCGACATGAACAGGCTCATCATGAACTACTTGGTGACAGGTATAGTAACCATACGCACAGACATACAATGAAAAACCTGGTAACAGGTAGATGTTAATTTTCCTGATCTAAACAGAGAATTGTATATCTTTGGTTTGAACAGAGGGGTTTAAGGAGGCAGCTGAGAAGTTCCGTATGGAGTCTGGGATTGAGCCCAGTGTGGACCTGGATTCTCTGGACGAGAGGATAAAGATCCGAGAGATGATCCTGAAGGGACAGATACAGGAGGCCATCGCACTCATCAACAGCATGCACCCAGAACTGCTTGACACTAACCGCTACCTGTACTTTCACCTACAGGTAAAAAGCAGATTGCCTCTCCCGTTATAATTCTTCTCTCAGTCTTATTTTGTTTGCCGTTTTCTTCATTCATTGCcatctgttcctctctctatcctttttgTCTCCTTATTCCCTCCACTGTTTTTTGTCCATATTCCTTTTCCTCCCCTGACCGTCCCTGTATACTGCTCTTAccctctgcagcagcagcaccTGATTGAGCTGATCCGTCTGAGGGAGACTGAGGCAGCACTAGAGTTTGCTCAGTCCCAGCTGGCAGAGCagggggaggagagtagagagtgtctgacagagatggagagaacctTGGCCCTGCTTGCTTTCGACAACCCTGAGGAGTCACCCTTCGGAGACCTCCTCAACACAATGCAGAGGCAGAAGGTGTGTTTATTCTCACTTATCATAATCCAGAAATAGATAATAACGTGCATATTGCAAGTTTCTACTACTATTTCAGTATTTTGTCAGTACACAAACTTTGGTTTTGACTAGATGGGATAGTGGTTTTGTCAGATTTGACTTTTCGTAGTAGCTTAGAAGAATTTATTctgcaggttaggataattaatgtagcaggttagaagAATtaagttaaggttaggaaaagagttagggttagctaaaatgcacaAAAATTCAacatttgacaaaagctgtatcccttctagCCATAACTTTTGACCAATAACTGATGCTGATTTAATATACCTCCTGTCCACTGTGTGCTTCCTGAAGGTGTGGAGTGAAGTGAACCAGTCTGTGCTGGACTACGAAAACAGAGAGTCAACGCCCAAACTGGCCAAGCTCCTCAAACTGCTCCTGTGGGCTCAGAATGAACTTGACCAAAAGAAAGTCAAGTACCCCAAAATGACAGACCTCAGCAAGGGCACGATCGAGGACCCAAAGTGAGAGGACACCAGGCTGTGTATGCTGGTGGAAACTAATTGGACTCCCCTCCTACCTATTTATACTCTGACAGAGACTGACTGAAACAATATGTTTTCTTTCTTTGTGTGGGTTGCTTTTTGGGAGACTTTGATAACATGGACTGTACAAACTATCCAGTTTGTATTTTAGTGACTTGCTGCCTGAAACTTCAATATCTGAAATATAAACCCTTGTATTTTAATGAAGTAAAATGATAAGACTTTTGTTTCATGTCTGCCATAGATAGTTGTATATGAACATTTCCTTTTTGCAGATTTCACAGTTACACTATTTTTTTTCTGTCTATGGGCAGGGAAAGTTAGCCATCTTTGCATTTGGATGGTGTGTTAAAGCCTAAATTAGGCTCTTGGGACTATAAAGTGTTAACCTATAAAACAGAAAT
This genomic stretch from Oncorhynchus kisutch isolate 150728-3 linkage group LG24, Okis_V2, whole genome shotgun sequence harbors:
- the LOC109869346 gene encoding 40S ribosomal protein S23 encodes the protein MGKCRGLRTARKLRNHRREQRWHDKQYKKAHLGTALKANPFGGASHAKGIVLEKVGVEAKQPNSAIRKCVRVQLIKNGKKITAFVPNDGCLNFIEENDEVLVAGFGRKGHAVGDIPGVRFKVVKVANVSLLALYKGKKERPRS
- the LOC109869345 gene encoding glucose-induced degradation protein 8-B homolog, with the translated sequence MMSYSEKPEDITREEWMEKLNNVHIQRADMNRLIMNYLVTEGFKEAAEKFRMESGIEPSVDLDSLDERIKIREMILKGQIQEAIALINSMHPELLDTNRYLYFHLQQQHLIELIRLRETEAALEFAQSQLAEQGEESRECLTEMERTLALLAFDNPEESPFGDLLNTMQRQKVWSEVNQSVLDYENRESTPKLAKLLKLLLWAQNELDQKKVKYPKMTDLSKGTIEDPK